A region from the Chroogloeocystis siderophila 5.2 s.c.1 genome encodes:
- the tatA gene encoding twin-arginine translocase TatA/TatE family subunit, whose translation MFGLGWAEVGVIAIAAILIFGPKKIPEMGSALGKTLRGFKEELKGTHDDDLEQDQKDS comes from the coding sequence ATGTTCGGTTTAGGATGGGCAGAGGTAGGTGTGATTGCGATCGCTGCAATTTTGATTTTTGGTCCTAAGAAGATTCCAGAGATGGGAAGTGCCTTGGGTAAAACCTTGCGCGGCTTCAAGGAAGAGTTAAAAGGCACGCATGATGATGATTTAGAGCAAGACCAGAAAGACTCTTGA
- a CDS encoding tetratricopeptide repeat protein — MNRLRTSIAILGIVYVLVNAPTVVEAETTQPTIETNIQNYYNQGIKQYSDGDIQGAIASFTEVIRLDPGNAAAYENRGNARDDLGDHQGAIADYNQAININPNNATTYYNRGIAYDRLGNNEAAIADYNRAIAFNPKFASAYNSRGILRFALGDELNAMADFNQAIQLEPNRPGFYYNRGNARRRRGDNRGAILDYTQVLQLNSKDADAYFNRGIAWYNEGEHQSAIADFNQALQINPNYAEAYYNRALSYSAIGNNQQALQDFQQAANLYEQQQKPEYYQDAQERIRELQ; from the coding sequence ATGAACCGCCTAAGAACTAGCATTGCGATTTTAGGAATTGTCTACGTTTTGGTGAATGCGCCGACTGTGGTTGAAGCAGAAACAACGCAACCGACGATCGAGACAAATATCCAAAACTATTACAATCAAGGTATTAAACAGTACAGTGATGGTGATATTCAAGGTGCGATCGCGAGTTTTACCGAAGTGATTCGTCTCGATCCTGGTAACGCAGCAGCTTACGAAAATCGTGGTAACGCCCGCGACGACTTGGGAGATCATCAAGGTGCGATCGCCGATTACAATCAAGCAATCAACATCAATCCTAACAATGCGACAACTTACTACAATCGGGGAATTGCTTACGATAGGTTAGGAAACAACGAAGCGGCGATCGCTGATTACAATCGCGCGATCGCATTCAATCCTAAGTTTGCTTCAGCTTACAACAGTCGGGGAATTCTGCGGTTTGCGCTGGGTGACGAACTCAACGCGATGGCTGATTTTAACCAAGCAATTCAACTCGAACCAAATCGACCTGGATTTTATTACAATCGCGGTAATGCGCGGCGACGTCGCGGTGATAATCGCGGCGCGATCCTCGACTACACTCAAGTCTTACAGTTAAATTCCAAAGACGCTGATGCGTATTTTAATCGCGGTATTGCGTGGTATAACGAGGGAGAACACCAAAGTGCGATCGCAGACTTCAACCAAGCCTTACAAATCAACCCTAATTACGCAGAAGCATACTATAATCGCGCACTTTCCTACAGTGCAATAGGTAACAATCAGCAAGCATTGCAAGACTTCCAGCAAGCTGCAAACCTCTATGAGCAACAACAAAAACCAGAGTATTATCAAGATGCTCAAGAACGCATTAGAGAATTGCAATAA